Proteins co-encoded in one Arachis hypogaea cultivar Tifrunner chromosome 13, arahy.Tifrunner.gnm2.J5K5, whole genome shotgun sequence genomic window:
- the LOC112792078 gene encoding protein PLASTID MOVEMENT IMPAIRED 1: MAADSSSANAFLEELEALSDSLYKSHTTRRTASLVLPRTSSPSVPSAQEDVKVNAKPRSRRLSLSPWRSRPKLEDAKAPPTTQSPGETRKLDESSRDGDKKGIWSWKPIRALSHIGMQKLSCLFSVEVVAAQGLPSSMNGLRLSVCVRKKETKDGAVKTMPSRVTQGAADFEETLFIRCHVYATQAGGAAKQVKFEPRPFLIYLFAVDAKELDFGRSSVDLSELIKESIEKNHEGTRVRQWDTSFGLSGKAKGGELVLKMGFQIMQKDGGLDIYNQLENPNPNSNSNSKTSSSSSKLRNFSSFARKQSKTSFSMPSPRMTSKNDARRPADIQGMDDLNLDDPNPKPEKVEDFDLPDFEVVDKGVEVQEKEEDGGESEKPLPVKSTPPGEVVKEIVHDHLHLNRLSELDSIAQQIKALESMMGEDDKYMKLEDEIQSQRLDADEETVTREFLQLLEDQDFKGYSFNQPEIPPLQLEGQKESSSADAESKVYLPDLGKGLGCVVQTRDGGYLASMNPLDMAVERKDTPKLAMQMSKPFVLESHQSVTGFELFQKLAGIGLDELSSEILSLMPIDELRGKTAEQVAFEGIASAIIHGRSKEGASSSAARIVSSVKSMANALSSGRKERISSGIWNVDEDLVSAEKLLAFAMQKIESMAVEALKIQAEMAEEEAPFEVSALISKKGDIESGKEILASASSLEDWIKDNASSESEAEKATLMLVVQLRDPLRRYEAVGGPMLVVVHATPAEKKEEEEEKKFKLSSMHVGGFKVRSGTKKNSWDSERQRLTAMQWLVSCGFGKAAKKGKQALQKGQDLLWTISSRIVADMWLKTMRNPDIKLLK, encoded by the coding sequence ATGGCTGCTGATTCCTCTTCTGCCAATGCTTTCCTTGAAGAACTAGAGGCCCTCAGTGACTCCCTCTACAAATCACACACAACTCGAAGAACAGCTTCCCTTGTCCTGCCACGAACTTCATCTCCTTCTGTTCCATCTGCCCAAGAAGATGTCAAAGTCAATGCAAAACCTCGATCACGCCGCCTGTCCTTGTCCCCATGGCGATCAAGGCCGAAGCTTGAGGATGCCAAGGCACCACCAACTACTCAGTCACCGGGAGAAACCAGAAAGCTGGATGAGTCGTCCCGTGACGGTGACAAGAAAGGGATTTGGAGCTGGAAGCCTATCCGGGCTTTGTCTCATATTGGAATGCAGAAACTAAGCTGTTTATTCTCCGTTGAAGTGGTTGCAGCACAAGGCCTTCCTTCTTCCATGAATGGCCTTAGGCTCTCTGTGTGTGTTAGaaagaaagagacaaaggatgGTGCTGTTAAGACCATGCCATCACGTGTTACACAAGGAGCTGCAGATTTCGAAGAGACTCTTTTCATCAGGTGCCATGTTTATGCCACCCAAGCTGGTGGAGCTGCAAAGCAGGTTAAGTTTGAGCCACGCCCCTTTTTGATATACCTTTTCGCAGTTGATGCTAAAGAGCTTGATTTCGGAAGAAGCTCGGTGGATTTGAGCGAGCTCATCAAAGAATCCATTGAGAAAAACCATGAAGGAACACGAGTTCGCCAATGGGACACAAGCTTCGGCTTGTCTGGGAAGGCAAAGGGAGGAGAACTTGTTCTCAAAATGGGATTCCAGATCATGCAGAAAGATGGTGGACTCGATATATATAATCAACTCGAGAATCCaaatccaaattcaaattcaaattccaagacCAGCTCCAGCTCCAGCAAGTTGAGAAATTTCTCATCTTTTGCTCGCAAACAATCCAAGACGTCCTTCAGCATGCCTAGTCCCAGAATGACAAGCAAAAATGATGCACGAAGGCCGGCAGATATTCAAGGAATGGATGATTTGAATCTTGATGATCCAAACCCGAAACCTGAAAAGGTAGAGGATTTCGATCTTCCTGATTTCGAGGTTGTTGACAAAGGTGTTGAAGTTcaagagaaggaagaagatggAGGGGAATCTGAGAAACCTTTACCAGTCAAATCAACTCCTCCAGGTGAAGTTGTCAAGGAAATAGTCCATGATCATCTGCATCTCAATAGATTGAGTGAGCTTGATTCAATTGCCCAGCAGATAAAAGCTCTTGAGTCGATGATGGGAGAAGATGATAAGTATATGAAATTAGAGGACGAGATACAATCGCAAAGGCTAGATGCAGACGAAGAAACTGTGACGAGGGAGTTTCTTCAGCTGCTTGAGGATCAAGACTTTAAAGGATACTCATTCAATCAACCTGAAATTCCACCATTACAACTTGAAGGACAGAAGGAATCTTCTTCTGCAGATGCTGAATCCAAGGTGTATCTGCCTGACCTTGGAAAGGGTTTGGGCTGTGTAGTTCAAACTAGAGATGGAGGCTACTTAGCTTCCATGAATCCATTAGATATGGCTGTGGAGAGGAAAGATACCCCAAAGCTAGCAATGCAGATGTCAAAGCCTTTTGTGTTGGAATCACATCAAAGCGTGACTGGCTTTGAGTTGTTTCAAAAACTGGCTGGTATTGGTCTTGATGAACTCAGCTCTgaaattttgtcattgatgcccATAGATGAACTTAGGGGCAAAACTGCAGAACAGGTGGCTTTTGAAGGCATTGCTTCTGCCATCATACATGGCAGGAGCAAGGAAGGAGCCAGTTCAAGTGCCGCTCGCATAGTTTCTTCCGTGAAAAGTATGGCAAATGCTTTGAGTTCAGGAAGAAAAGAACGGATTTCGAGTGGCATTTGGAATGTGGATGAAGATCTGGTCAGTGCAGAGAAGCTTCTGGCTTTTGCAATGCAGAAGATCGAATCAATGGCAGTGGAAGCATTGAAAATTCAAGCAGAAATGGCTGAGGAAGAAGCTCCGTTCGAAGTTTCTGCACTCATCTCAAAGAAAGGGGACATTGagagtgggaaagagattttggcTTCTGCTTCTTCACTTGAGGATTGGATCAAAGATAATGCAAGTTCTGAGAGTGAAGCAGAAAAGGCCACTCTGATGTTGGTTGTCCAATTGAGGGATCCGCTGAGACGCTATGAAGCAGTTGGAGGGCCTATGTTAGTAGTTGTTCATGCAACACCCGccgagaagaaggaagaggaggaggagaagaagttcAAATTAAGTAGCATGCATGTGGGAGGCTTCAAGGTGAGGAGTGGCACAAAAAAGAATTCATGGGACAGTGAGAGACAGAGGCTAACTGCAATGCAATGGTTGGTCTCATGTGGCTTTGGAAAGGCAGCAAAGAAAGGGAAGCAAGCACTGCAAAAGGGGCAAGACCTGTTATGGACTATTTCCTCCCGAATTGTGGCTGACATGTGGCTTAAAACCATGAGAAATCCAGATATCAAGCTTCTAAAGTGA
- the LOC112792081 gene encoding 20 kDa chaperonin, chloroplastic → MATAQLTASSISSRNVSSFEGLRPSAVQFPSVVRIGTLTQRSFRGLVVKAATVVAPKYTAIRPLGDRVLVKIKEAEEKTDGGILLPSTAQTKPQGGEVVAVGEGKSFGKSKIEISVQTGAQVVYSKYAGTEVEFNGAKHLILKDDDIVGILETEEIKDLKPLNDRVLIQVAQAEDKTAGGLLLTEATKEKPSIGTVIAVGPGPLDEEGNRKPLSVNPGNTVLYSKYAGNDFKGKDGSDYIALRVSDIMAVLS, encoded by the exons ATGGCGACAGCTCAGCTAACAGCATCCTCAATTTCCTCGAGGAACGTGTCGTCTTTCGAAGGGCTTCGACCTTCGGCAGTTCAGTTCCCTTCCGTCGTCAGAATTGGAACCCTCACCCAAAGGTCCTTCCGGGGTTTGGTTGTGAAAGCCGCCACTGTTGTTGCTCCAAAG TACACTGCTATTAGGCCTCTTGGCGACAGAGTACTGGTTAAAATTAAGGAAGCAGAAGAGAAGACGGACGGAGGAATTCTACTTCCTTCAACTGCTCAAACAAAGCCACAGGGTGGTGAAGTTGTTGCTGTTGGAGAGGGGAAATCATTTGGGAAGAGCAAAATAGAAATTAGTGTGCAG ACTGGTGCACAAGTTGTGTATTCGAAGTATGCTgggacggaggtggagttcaatGGGGCAAAGCATCTTATACTGAAGGACGATGACATTGTTGGTATCCTCGAGACCGAAGAGATCAAGGATCTTAAACCGTTGAATGATAGAGTCTTAATACAG GTTGCACAAGCAGAGGACAAAACTGCAGGTGGTTTGTTGCTTACCGAAGCAACCAAGGAGAAACCTTCGATCGGAACA GTGATTGCGGTGGGCCCAGGGCCTCTTGATGAGGAAGGTAACAGGAAACCGTTGTCTGTTAATCCTGGGAACACAGTCTTGTACTCCAAATATGCTGGGAACGACTTCAAGGGAAAAGATGGTTCGGACTACATTGCATTGAGGGTCTCAGATATCATGGCTGTCCTTTCCTAG
- the LOC112792080 gene encoding uncharacterized protein, which produces MHLLEPENNIKIFLFSILMAMMSLQTAPSHVLWIKSFPSWCPLIRSHKASKLSAQSKNKNATPHRFGGTNYQYHHPVKFRRERTRTRATLDDTEREQLSLTPLVVEDDKPSKEVEESVKVLKDAAKTRKVAAEKILSALSVIEKAKIDPSGFLETLGGNESPGRTWMLIFTAEKQLKGGRYFPLTAIQRFDAAAKRIENGVYLGPIGQLTFEGRLSWKKRILAFIFENLRIKVGPLGPLQINLGKKEDREPSTKDPFFIWFYIDDEIAVARGRGGGTAFWCCCKRVYT; this is translated from the exons ATGCATCTGCTTGAGCCCGAAAacaatatcaaaatatttttattttctattttaatggcCATGATGAGCTTGCAAACAGCACCATCTCATGTGTTGTGGATTAAATCCTTCCCAAGTTGGTGTCCATTGATAAGATCCCATAAAGCATCAAAGCTCTCAGCACAATCTAAAAACAAGAATGCCACTCCTCACAGATTCGGAGGAACGAACTATCAGTATCACCACCCTGTTAAATTTCGCAGAGAAAGAACGAGAACCAGAGCGACCCTTGATGACACTGAAAGAGAACAACTTTCCTTAACCCCACTTGTTGTTGAGGACGACAAACCCAGCAAG GAAGTAGAGGAAAGTGTAAAAGTGCTAAAAGATGCAGCTAAGACGAGAAAGGTAGCAGCAGAGAAGATTCTGTCTGCACTTTCTGTCATTGAGAAAGCGAAAATTGATCCTTCTGGCTTTCTTGAAACCCTGGGTGGCAATGAATCCCCTGGGAGGACATGGATGCTAATTTTCACCGCTGAG AAACAATTGAAGGGGGGTCGATATTTTCCTCTCACAGCTATTCAGAGGTTTGATGCTGCT GCAAAGAGGATTGAAAATGGTGTATACCTTGGACCGATTGGACAATTAACATTCGAAGGACGGCTTTCATGGAAAAAGAGAATACTGGCTTTCATTTTTGAGAACCTTAGAATAAAAGTTGGACCCTTAGGACCTTTACAGATCAACCTAGGGAAAAAGGAAGACAGGGAACCAAGTACTAAGGATCCTTTCTTCATCTGGTTTTATATTGATGACGAAATAGCTGTTGCCCGTGGCCGAGGTGGAGGAACTGCATTTTGGTGTTGCTGTAAACGCGTGTACACTTGA